The DNA sequence TCGGTCACAGATCTCCGGCGACTCGGCGCAGTCGGTGGCTCGGCCCATGCCGTTCGAGGAGGTCCGCGACTTCTTCTACGACCGCAACAACTACATCGGTGAGCTCGACAATGCCGCCGAGAAGCTATTCGTCGAGACCGGGATGCGCTTCGGCGGCTTGGATATTCAGCTGTCGACGCTGATGGCCGAGCGATTCGACATCACCGTGGCGATCGTCGACGACCTGCCGACGGGAACGAAGCGGGTCTTCGACCCGGCGACTCGGGTGCTGCGCATCGCGCATTGGCTGCTGGCGGGTCAGCGGGCCTTCCAGATCGCCACCCAACTGGCGCTGCTCACCCAACAGGAGCTGATGTCGGACATTGTCGCGCAAGACCAATCGTTGAGCCCAGAGTCCCGCGATGTCGCCAAGATCGGGTTGGCCAACTACTTCGCCGGAGCGTTCCTGTTGCCGTATCGGCAGTTTCAGCGTTCCGCCACCGACCTGCGCTATGACATCGACCTGTTGGGGCGCCGCTTCGAGGTCGGTTTCGAGACGGTGTGCCATCGCCTGTCGACCCTGCAACAACCCGGCCGGCGCGGGGTGCCGTTCATCTTCGTGCGTACCGACAAGGCGGGAAACATCTCGAAGCGCCAGTCCGCCACCGCGTTTCACTTCAGCCGGGTCGGTGGCAGCTGTCCGCTGTGGGTGGTGCACGACGCGTTCAGCCAACCGGGCCGGATCGTCACCCAGGTGGCGCAGATGCCCGACGGCCGCAAGTACTTCTGGATCGCCACCACCACGCCACCCGAGGGGCGCGGCTATCTGGGGCAGCACAAGACTTTCGCCGTCGGACTGGGGTGCGATCTAGCGCATGCCGACAAGCTGGTGTACTCCACCGGCGTCGCCCTCAATGACGACGCCACCGTGGTACCGATCGGTGCGGGTTGCAAGATCTGCGAGCGCGAGGCGTGCCCGCAGCGGGCATTTCCGTTTCTGGGCCGGCGGGTCGTCGTCGACGAGAACGCCGGCAGCGGGCTGCCCTACTCGCCGGTCGTGTCGGTTCCGGCCGGACGGTAGAACAGGGCCAGCTGGCCGATGGCGCCCGCCAGCCCGAGGCCGAGCGAGATCCACAGGCCCGGCCAGCCGTTCTTCCAGCAATGGCAGAACATCTGGTGGTCCGCGCTGAGGTAGCCCGGCCCGAGCATCGCCACCACGACGGCGCCGGTGGCCAGCACCAGGTTGTACTCCCAGCCGTTGGTCAGCACGAAGAAGCCGTTCGCGCGGTGCACGGTCCACACCGCCACCGCCATCAGGGCCACGAATCCGGCGGCGGCGATCGGGGTCAGTAGCCCCACCGCGAGCCCGAGCCCGGCGGCGATCTCCGCGGTTGCCGCCGTCACCGCCTGGAACTTGCCGTGCTTCATCCCGATGCTTTCGAACCAGCCCGCGGTGCCGGGGATTCGGCCTCCGCCGAAGAACTTGTTGAACCCGTGCGCCGCCATGGTCAGACCGAGAACCAGACGCAGGAGCAGCAATGCGACATCAGCAGCAGTGACCATCTGCTCAAACTACAACGCAGCGTCCAGCAATCGCAGATATACCTCGATATCGCTGACCGCCGACTCGGCGGCATGCACGCTGATCACCACGGTGTCACCGATGCCGTGCACCCCGTGAGTCAGCCCCATCGCCGGGGACAACGACGGGAACCCTGCGGTCAGCAAGACCGGCGCCGCACCGAAACGCAGGTCTTTGGCGCCGCGGTGCACGCTGGAGACCACGGTGTTGCCGGTGACCCGCTCCGGCCGGGCGTCGGGGTCGAAATTGTCGATGCCCCAGCGCAGCAGCGCCGCGGGCGTCGCGGCGAAGGCCCGATCGGCCGCGGCCGCAGCCGGGTGGGCGCCGCGACGCCGGCCTCCGGCGATGTCGGCGGCGATCCGTTCGCAGCGGGCATCGTGGCCCAGGATCGGGTAAAGCCCGACCGGAATATTGCCGAAGTGGTTGTGGGCGTGGCGTTCACCGGCTTTGGCCATCGGCACTTCGGCGCCCAGATCCTCGCAGGGTTCGTCGAGATACCCCGACAGCGCCGCGGACACCGCTGACAGCACCGCCACGGTGACCGTCGGCCCGCGCAGTTCTTGTCGCTGCCGCACCAGGGTTCGCACTGTCCGACGGCCGCCCGGCCGGTTGTTGGTGGCCAGCGGCGGGCGGTCACCTACGGGGGGCGGCAAGAGTCCCGCCGCAGTGTCATCGACGCGGCTGCGGTGGGTACGTGCCGCGACAACTGCGTGCCAAGGCAGGAAGCCACGGCCCGGTGTGCGCACCGCGGGAACCGGTGCGGCCCGACCGAACAGCCAGGCGGCCAACGCTGAAGCCCGCCCGCCATCGGCAAGGGCATGCGCCACCTGCAGCACCGCCACCGTGCCCGCGCCGCGGCGCCCGGGAATGTCGTGGACCGGCGCGAACACGTGCAACCGCCAGGGCGCCGCCCGGACATCGAGCTGGTCGTCGGTCAGGCGCGCGACGGCATCCAGGCAACCGGCCCAGTTGTCCTCGGGTGCCCGGATCGCAGCTACGTCCTCGATGGGCTCGGTAAGCGACACCCACCGCGGGTAGCGCAGCGCACCGGCGTCGGCGACCCGGATGGTCAGGTCCGGGATCGTTCGGGCTCGGTCGAGCATCGCGGCGATCGCGTCGTCGAGGTCGGCCGGTACCCCCGCGAAGGCGTACAGCAGGAACTGGTCGCTGGGGATCTTCGCGGACATCCAGTAGAACTGCGCGTCGATCGCCGTCATGGGGCGTCCAGGTGTCAGGCCAAGAATTGCAGCACCCGATCGGCGATCTCGTCGGGCCGCTCAAGTTGCAGGAAGTGACCGGCATTCTCGACGATGGCCACCGCACTGCCCGCGGGCAACGCCGGCTGCACCCACCGCGTGAACCCCGGCGACATGCAGCCATCGATGCGCCCGTGCAGGTACAGGGTCTGCAACCGTGGGAGTTGCAGCCAGTGCCGGTGCAGCTCGGCGTAGCGATCGGGAGCCCGCAGACTGCGCAGCGCCCGGTAGGGCCCGAGTGCGGCTCGCCAGCCCTCCGGCGTTCCGATGGCCGCGTCGACGTGCCGCAGATCTTCCTCGGCGGCGTACCCGGGCGACCACCGCCGCCACAACAGCGGCAGCACCCATGCGGCGGATCGGTCCGGCAGCCAGGGCAGTTGGAAGTAGCTGATGTACCAGCTGCGCAGCAGTTGTGCCGGCAGGTAGCTGGCCAGAGCGAGCCGGTCTGTCCCGCGAACCGCGCGCAGCGACGCCGGCGGAGGCACCGACATGATCACCGCCTTGGCGAACGGACTGTCCGGCATCGCGGCCAGCCCGGTGGCGGCCATCGCCCCCCAGTCATGACCGATCACCACGTCGCGCCCGGTCCCGCCGACGGCGGCATACACCCGCAGCGCGTCGTCCATCAGCGCGCCGATGTGGTAGCTGCCGTCGGTGGGGATCGACGACGGCGCGTAGCCCCGCATGAACGGCGCCACCACATGCCAGCCGGCCGCGACCAGGCGCGGCGCCAGCCGGCGCCAGCCGTAGGCGGTGTCAGGAAACCCGTGCAGGCACAACGCCACCGGGTCACCCGGTGTCCCCCAACTCAACGCCTTGAGCGCGACCCCGGGCGTAGACACGTCGATCCACCGCGGTTCACTCATCACATACCCCCAGAACGGGCCGGGCAGGCGTTTCTGTCCGCCCTGTCGTTCAACTATCTACCATCTTGAGATGCGCACAGCCCAGACCGTCGAGTACGACGGCGTCGGCGGAGTAACGCTGGTCGCCGACGAGTGGAACCGGGGCGCCACCGATGCCAACGAGCATCCGACGATCGTGATGCTGCACGGCGGCGGACAGAATCGGCACTCCTGGCACAAGACGGGCCAGATTCTGGCCGACCGCGGCTATCACGTCGTCGCGCTCGACACCCGCGGCCACGGCGACAGCGACCGCGCACCGAACGCCGACTACGCCATCGAGACGCTCACCGCCGACGCCGTCGCCCTGATCGAGGCGATCGGCCGGCCGGTGGCACTGATCGGGGCCAGTATGGGTGGACTGACCGGCATTCTGGTGGCCGATGAGGCCGGGCCGCAGCGGGTCACCAAGCTGGTGTTGGTCGATGTGGTGCCGCGCTACGAGAAGGATGGCAGCGCCCGGATCCGCGACTTCATGTTCGGCCACATCGACGGTTTCGACTCCCTGGCGCAGGCCGCCGACGCGGTGGCCGCGTACCTGCCGCACCGAGCCAAGCCCCGCAGTCCCGAGGGGCTGAAAAAGAATCTGCGGTTCCGCGACGGCCGCTGGTACTGGCACTGGGATCCGGCGCTGATGACCAAACCCAGCGACGATCCGGCGCTGCGCACCGAGAAGATCGAGGCCGCCGCCATGGGGCTGCAGATCCCGATCCTGCTGATCCGCGGCAAGCTGTCCGACGTGGTCAGCGCCGAAGGTGTCGCGGACTTCCTGTCCAAGGTCCCCGGTGCGCGCCTCGTCGAGTTGTCCGACGCCGGGCACACCGCAGCCGGCGACGACAACGACGCCTTCAGCGCCGCCGTCGTCGAGTTCGTGTCGGGCTGAATGTTCGGGATCGGATGGCTGACGCCGACGCTGGTGGCGGTCGGTGTGCTGGCGGCGGTGGCGGTCACCGAGGCCGTCGCCCTGGCGGTGTTGACCCGACAGTTGCGGACGGTCCAAGCCGAGAACGAGGCGCTGCGCGGTCGAGTCGACACCCGCAACCTATTGCTGGCCGGCGGACGTGAGGCCGTCAAGACCGTGTGGCAGACCGCGAACCTGGTGCGCAAGCAGGGGTTTGGTGCGGCCGTGCGCAGTTCGATCGAAGACCTCGCCGACTGGGCGGAGGTGGAACGCCCCGATCTGGCCCGCCTGACCCCGAACGGGCATGTGGTGGTGCTGTTCACCGACATCGAGGGGTCCACCGCGCTCAACGAGCGGATCGGTGATCGCGCCTGGGTGAAGCTGATCGCCCGCCATGACGAGATGGTGCAACGTCTGGTCGCCCAGCACTCCGGGCATGTGGTCAAGAGCCAGGGCGACGGCTTCATGATCGCGTTCGCCCAGCCCGAGCAGGCGGTGCGCTGCGCCATCGACATCCAGCACGCGCTGGCTTCGCGGCGCGGGCGCAAACCGCAGCATCCGATTCGGGTCCGGATCGGGGTGCACATGGGACGCTCGGTGCGCCGCGGTGATGACCTGTTCGGCCGCAACGTCGCGATGGCCGCGCGGGTGGCCGCGGCCGCCGAGGGCGGCCAGATCCTGATCAGCGGACCGGTGCGCGACGCCGTCAAGGAATGCGACGACATCACCGTCGGCGCCGGCCGCGACGCCGAGCTGAAGGGCTTCGCCGGCACGCACCGCCTCTATGCCGTCGACGTCACCGACTGACTGGCGGGCCTAGGCTCCGTTAGTCTTCGCCGCCGGCCTCGGCCAGCCGCTCATGCAGCCGGGCGCGGATTTCGTCGGGCGTGTAGGCCCGTCGCCGCCGCTGGTCCCGCGCCACCAGCACTCCCCCGGCGGCAACCCCGACCACACCCGCCAGGCCGATCCATTTCCAGATGCTGCGCACGCTCACACTTTATGGTGCTGAGCGTGGACGAACACACCGTGACTTTGGAGCGTGCGTTGGCGGAGACGCGCACCGGCGACATCTGGCTGTTCCGGGGGCGCTCCGGCCCCGACCGCGCTATCCAAACGCTGTCCAACTCTCCGGTGAACCACGTCGGGATGACGGTGGCCCTCGATGACCTGCCGCCGCTGATCTGGCATGCCGAGCTCGGTGACAAGCTGCACGACTTCTGGACCGGCACCAATCACCGCGGCGTGCAGCTCAACGACGCCCGGGCCGCCGTCGAACAGTGGATGGGCCGCTACGAGCAGCGCTGCTGGTTTCGCCAGCTCAGTGGGACCATCACCCGCAAGCAGGAGAACCACCTGCTGCAGGCGATCGCGCGGATGGACGGCACCGCGTTTCCCACCACGGCGCGGCTCACCGGCCGGTGGCTGCGGGGCCGGATGCCCACCCTGGCCGACTGGACCCGCGGCATCCCGTTTCTGGACCGCAAGGTTCACGAGATCAGCCAGCGACGCAAGGCCCGCAACAGCAAGGTCGCGTTGCAGACCGCCTACTGCGCCGAGACGGTGGCCATCACCTACGAGGAGATGGGTCTGCTGTCGACCGACAAGAATTCGAACTGGTTCGACCCCGGCTCGTTCTGGAGCGGCGACATCCTGCCGTTGGCTCCCGGTTACCAGCTGGGCCGGGAGATCGTCGTGGTGCGCTAGTTGCGATTTCGGCGCGGTTTCGCCCGCCCAGCGGGAGTTATCGCGCCGAAATCGCTAGACCGTCAGCTCGCCCATCGCCGACCAGCCCGTGGCGTCGATCTGCTGGCTGATGATCTTCGGCGTCGACACGAGCGCCTGCGGCATGTCGGCCATGGCCTGCTTGAAGTGATCGCTGTTGACGTGCGCGCCGCCAGCCGCACCGTCCCGGAAGGCCTCGACGAGCACGTACTCGTTTGGATCCTCCAGGCTGCGCGACCAGTCGAACCACAGGTTGCCCGGCTCGGCACGGGTGGCCTCGGTGAAGCCGGCCACCAGCTGCGGCCAGCGCTCGGCCCACTCCGGCTTGACCGCGAACTTGACCACGATGAAGATCATCGCCGCTACCCGATTTCCAGCGTGCTGCGCACCGGGGTGACATTGGTGGTCAAATCCAGTACCGGGCAATGCTTTTCGACGACCTCGTGTAGTTCGCGGTACCGCTCTTCACTTTCCGGGCCAGTCACGGTGACGACCACCCGCACCTCGCTGAAGCCGGGGCGGACCGAATCGTCCAGACCGAAGAATCCGCGCACGTCCAGGTCTCCCTCGGCCCGCCCGGTGATCTCGTCGACCGCGATGCCCAACTTCTCGGCCCAGTACCGCCAGGTGACCACCTGGCAGGACAGCAGCGAGCCCAGGTAGTACTCGACCGGATTGGGTGCGGTGTTCTCGCCGCCGAGTGCTGGCGGTTCATCGACCTCAACGCTGTAGCGGCCCATGGTGATGGTGCTGGCGACGGCGTCGTGCGCGACGGCCGAGGCACGGAAGACCACCTGGGAGCCGGCGGGGTCGGCGGCAGCCGGGTCACTGGTGGCGGCGACGACGGCGGCCAGGCGAGTTGTCGAAGAAGTCATGCCGGTAAGGGTAGAACCCCGCGATGTGGTCGGCGAAGCACGCGGCCACCAGGTCGCCCAAAGGAATACCATTTGCCGCCGCCAGGGGCTAGCCTGAGCGACGTGGAGGTACTACGGCACGTAATAGTTCTGCTGCACATCGTCGGATTCGCGGTGACCTTCGGGGCCTTGATCGCCGAAGCCGCGGCACGGCGCTTCCAGCTCACCCCGGTGATGGACTACGGCGTGGTGCTGTCGCTGCTGACCGGACTCGCGCTGGCCGCCCCCTGGCCCGCCGGCGTGGTGCTCAACTACCCCAAGATCGAGATCAAGCTGGTGATCCTGATCGCCCTCGGTGCCGTGCTGGGCATCGGCCGGGCCCGGCAGCGCAAGTCAGGAGGGGAAGCCCCTCGCCCGCTGTTCTACGCCGCGGGCGCCCTGGCCCTGACGGCCGCGGGGCTCGCCGTCATCTGGTAGTCGTCACGTCTTGGCCATCGAATCTTTCTGATCCAAACGGGCTACGCCGAGTTCGACTCGGCAGCGTTCGCCGTGCCTGTAGAACGAAGCCCGGCACGGTGTTCACCAAGTCTGAGCGACTTCAGGCGAAGCCCCGAAGCGCGGAGTAAGAGGACCAGACCTGACGCGGGCTGGGAACTTTGGGCAACCACGCCAGCTCCCAGTGAATGCCGTTGATCGGGTCGTCGAAGAACACCGCGTAGTAGCCCGGCCAGTATTGCGGGTACTCCTTGGGTTCGTCGGTGACGTGGATGTCGCGCGCGGCCAAGAAGTCGCGGTGAAAGCGGTCGACCTCTTTCCTATTACGTGCCCACAACGCAATATGGTTGATGCCGACCGCCTGATCGCGGCGCGTCAGCTTCCCTCCGGTGCGGGCCGGCTGAATGCCGATGTAGCTGTGCGGATTTGCGTGATTGGTCATGTGGTAAATCGACTGATATTCCATGTTTAGCGACGAGACGCTGCTATAGCCGAGCCAGCCGAACAGCGCGTCATAGAACTTGAGGGAATCGTCGTAGTTCAAGACCGCGAACTCAACGTGACTGACTCCGCGCCACCTCATGTCGCCTCCCCCAAAGCTAATCACTACGCGACGTAGTAAGTGGGGGGCGGGTGTTGAGAAGGGCTGTAGACCCCTACGTTCGATAGACGTCGCAGCGGTGACGGACCGAAATCACCTCAACACGAATTCGGTAGTCGTCGATGTCGTAGAGGACGCGAAACTGCCTCCGTCGCGCCGCATAGGTTCCGGTGAGTTCATTTCGGAGCGGCTTGCCTACGCGTCGCGGATTTTCGGCCAGTGGTCCCATGATGAACTCGAGACACGCCGCAGCAACCGCTTCCGGAAGCTCCTCCGACAAGGCGCTGCGCGCACCCGGAGACAAGACCACCTCATAGATCACTGAGGCAATCGCCCTTTGGCCCGCATCTCCTTCGCCACATCATCAAGGGAGTAGAGATCCCCGCCGGCGATGTCGGCTTGCCCTTGACGAAGTTCTCTCATCAGATCCGGGTCGCTCAAGATGTCCAGCGTTTCCATGATCGAGTCGTAGTCGTCAGCGCCAAGAATCACGGCTGCTCGCCGGCCCTGCCGAGTAACCTCCACGCGTTGATGTGTCCGGACCGCCTCATCGACCAACTTGGACAGATTCGCCCGTACCTCGGCCAGCGGCAGCGTCGTTATGTACAGAATTCTAGCGCGAATGCAGGATAGGCGGCACCTCAGCTGCCGAATTTCGTGCGAGCCGCCTCGATTAAATGAACCTTGTGCAGCCCTCGGGGCGCGGTAGGCACGCTAGCCGCGGCCAGCCTCGTCGGCCTCGCGGATCAGCCCGACCAGCGTCGGCACCAACGCCACGACCTGGTCGTAGTGGTCGCGCCAGTCCACCTGGGCGAGGCCGAGATAGTCCTGCCCGGCAAGCTCCAGCAGAACACGATCTTGTCCCGTCAATCGCGGTGCGACTCGTTGCGCGGCAACGTCCTTGGCCACAATCTGCCCGGTCTCGATGGTGACCAGGATGCGCGCCAAGGTCAGTAGGAAGAACCGCTCCTCGCCGGCTGGGTCGTTCATGAGGTCGGGCAGCAACGCGAGCTGGGCGTGCCGGAGTAGCTCGGGCGGCACCGGAGCGACGAGAGCTTCGAGCGGTTGGCCGCGTAGCACCCGATGCGCGCTCTGGGCGGTGGCCAGCAGCACGACCACATCGGGGTCGGAAATCGGGGGCGGGACATGACCGTCCAGCAGCTCCGCGCGCAGCCATTCGCCGAATTGAAAGTCGCGGCGGGGCTTCTGCGGCAACGGATCAACGTCGGCCACGACCAGGCTGGTCAGTTCTAGGGGCCGACGGTCGGCGACCTCGGGGAACTGGGCAGCGTGCCCGCGCCACCCGGACGCACTCAGCAGCACGGAGACCAGCGAGGCCCGCTCGGACTCGGACAACGTCGTGCGGGTGAGGACCAGCAGATCGACGTCGCTGTCCGGCCGCAGCCCGCCGGTTGCCGCCGAACCGTAGAGGTAGGCGCCGACCGGCTCGCCCGGCCGGTTCTCGTTCAGATAACTCAGGACCGGCGTGAGCAGTGCCTCCATGTGCAGCAACGGGTATGGCCGACCCGCATCGTCACGCTCGCTGCGGCCCGTGACGACGAAACCGCGCCGAACGTAGAACCCGACCGCCTGCTCGTTCTGCTCGTTGACGTCGACCAAGCGGATCTGCTGCTCGGCCATCGCGTGTTCGAGAAGTGCGGTACCGACTCCGTGGCCACGAGCATCGGCGTGGACGAACAACATCTCCAGCTGCTCCCCCGCCGTGCCGGCGAAACCCACCGGCTCACCGTCGATCTCAGCGACGGTGAGACGAACTCCGGGAAAGTACTTGCCCGCCAGCTGGCTTTCGATCGCCGCGCGGTCGGCTTCTGCCACAAAGTCGTGCGTCGCGGCGACGGCGCTGCGCCAGATCGCCACCAGCCGGGGATATTCGGCCGGGCCGACGCAGTCACGGATCCGCACCGCGGTCAGATTACCGGGCAAGGGCCTCCACGCCTCGATACCCTGTAACCGATGGACGCGATCGAGGAAGCGGGCCCGTTCTTTCACGGCACCAAAGCTCAACTGGTGGTTGGTGACCTGCTCAGCGCGGGCTTCCGGTCCAACTACCGGCCCGAGATCGCGATGAACCACATCTACTTCACCGCGCTGGTCAGCGGTGCCGGGCTGGCGGCCGAGCTCGCCGCCGGCGACGGGGAACCGCGGGTGTACCGCGTCGAACCGACCGGGGAATTCGAGAACGACCCCAACGTCACCGACAAGAAGTTCCCCGGCAATCCGACCCGCTCATATCGCAGCAGTGCACCGCTTGTCGTTGTCGAAGAGATCCTTGATTGGCCGCGACTGACGCCCGAGGCACTTCAGGAGTGGCGTGATCGGCTGGCCGCGCTGCGCGCTGACGGGCTCGACGAGATCATCAACTGAGCGACGCTCCCGAAGACACCGCTTCCGGCAACTACCCGCTGAAGAACGGCGGCACCGCCGGCTGCCACTGCCCGGTACGGGACGATGGCGCGCTCGATGGACAGTCGCACGATGTCGATCAGCCCAGCCACCTGGCGGCGCTTGGCACGAAGCTTCACCAGGTAGCGGCCTCCGATGCACGCCGCAGCCACCACCACAAAAATCCAGAGCAGCGCCGCCACCAGGTAGATCACCTCAACCACCGACATGAGGACGAGCCTCCCCCATGGTCGTCGCAGTGAGGTCACCGCCGAGACACACGTCGGCGACTTCTCCGGCATCAACCACTGGTTAAAACGACTTCGCAACAGTCCCTACACGTTGAACCGCAACTCCACCACGTCCCGTTACCGATCAACGTCACTGACATAAACAGCCTCCGAGCCCTCGTCCACCAATGCCCAGATCGCCGCACTCTGCTCAGACGACAGAGAGAAGCAGCCGAAGCGCACGCGGTTCACCGGAAATTGGTCGCGAATGCGGCTGAGCGGCAGTGGGCTGATCTCCCGCAGGGAGGCGGCCAACCGAAAACCACCCGGAATCGCGGCGCTCGGTTCGGGAGCTTCACCGGTTATCTTTCCGACGATGGCGATCGCGCGGAAGGGCTCGCCGTCAGGAAAGGCCGTCTTCGGTGAGTAGATGAAGATGCCGTCGCCGATCTTCATGCGGGCCAATGGAGCGCGCTTGCCATGGTTCGCCATGACGAACCCGTCCCGGAGCCCACGTCGTGCGTGGTCGCGGGAAGCGACGATCACCCAGGTAGTTCGCTCGTCATGGCCCATAGGCAAACAGTACGAGTCGACACCGCCAGCTAGACGTTGAATCTGAACTCCACCGGATCCCGACGCCGATAAACGGCAGATTACGCAGGCGGCATCATGACCGGATACCGCACGAAGCGAATGCCCGTGAAAGTCGGACCGGCGCTCCTCCGCACCACATCTCGTACGAGACTCCATTGACCCGCAAGACTTTCCGTGATCAACAGCTACGCACTCTCTAGAGGCGTAATGGCCTCGACCTGGTCCATCAGCGCACGACGCTCGGTCCGGAGTTCGTAGTGCGACTGAAGGTTCATCCAGAACTCCTCTGACGTTCCGAAGTACCGCGCCAGACGGATCGCCGTGTCGGCCGTGATTCCACGCTTGCCGTGCACGATCTCGTTGATCCGACGCGGCGGCACACCGATGGACACGGCCAGCTTGTTCTGGGTGATCCCAAAGCCCTCGATGAAGTCCTCCATCAGGATCTCCCCCGGATGGATCGGCTCGATCCGATCATTCTCAGCGGCAGTCGACGAGTTCGACATCTTCTGCACCCCCTTCACTCCAGACAAAGCAGATTCGCCATTGGGCGTTGACGCGGATGCTGTGCTGCCCGCGCCGACCACCGACCAACCGCTCCAGGCGATTGCCCGGCGGAACTCGAAGATCCCTGATGACCCTGGCCGCATGGATCAGTTCGAGCTTCCGCAACGTTGCCCGCTGGATCGTCCGGTCCACACCCTTGACGTACCGCTCCTGCCAGATCCGCTCGGTGTCCTTGTCGCCGAACGACCTGATCACGAGACGATCGTATAACGCATCTCGTCAATAACGTTATACGTTAAACCGAAACTCCACCACGTTCCGTCACCGATAAACATCACGACGATGCCGTACGTCGATACCCCGGACAACGACGACGTCCTCATGGATCTCGTAGACAACCCGAAACTCGCCGCGCCGCGCCGACCAGCGATCAGCCAACTCGTCGCGCAGGCGCTTGCCGACCCTCTGCGGGTTCTCGGCAAGCGGACCGCGAATGAACTCCCAACAAGCCGCGGCGACCACCTCGGGAAGCTCCTCGCACAAACTTCGCCGGGCGCGCCGAGTCAGCTCGACCCGGTACGTCATGAAGTGATGATGCCCCTCGCACGGAGTTCGGCCTTCACCTCGTTAAGCGGGTAGACGCGGCCGGCCGCGATATCGGCGTCCGCCTCGCGAATGGCCTCCATCGCTTCTCGATCACCCAGAATCTCGAGCGTCTCTATGAGTGAGTCGTAGTCGTCGGCGCTGATCAGCACGGCGGCGCGGCGCCCGTTCTTGGTGACCTCCACCCGCTGATGCGTGCGCACGGCCTCATCCACCAATTTGGACAGGTTGGCCCGCACCTCAGCGAGCGGCAGCGTAGTCATGTACAGAATTCTAGCGCGGCGGAAGACGGGCGCGGTGACGCTAG is a window from the Mycobacterium sp. SVM_VP21 genome containing:
- a CDS encoding type II toxin-antitoxin system Phd/YefM family antitoxin, which translates into the protein MVDEAVRTHQRVEVTRQGRRAAVILGADDYDSIMETLDILSDPDLMRELRQGQADIAGGDLYSLDDVAKEMRAKGRLPQ
- a CDS encoding type II toxin-antitoxin system RelE/ParE family toxin, translated to MIYEVVLSPGARSALSEELPEAVAAACLEFIMGPLAENPRRVGKPLRNELTGTYAARRRQFRVLYDIDDYRIRVEVISVRHRCDVYRT
- a CDS encoding type II toxin-antitoxin system RelE/ParE family toxin, translated to MTYRVELTRRARRSLCEELPEVVAAACWEFIRGPLAENPQRVGKRLRDELADRWSARRGEFRVVYEIHEDVVVVRGIDVRHRRDVYR
- a CDS encoding EVE domain-containing protein; protein product: MGHDERTTWVIVASRDHARRGLRDGFVMANHGKRAPLARMKIGDGIFIYSPKTAFPDGEPFRAIAIVGKITGEAPEPSAAIPGGFRLAASLREISPLPLSRIRDQFPVNRVRFGCFSLSSEQSAAIWALVDEGSEAVYVSDVDR
- a CDS encoding type II toxin-antitoxin system RelE/ParE family toxin, which codes for MIRSFGDKDTERIWQERYVKGVDRTIQRATLRKLELIHAARVIRDLRVPPGNRLERLVGGRRGQHSIRVNAQWRICFVWSEGGAEDVELVDCR
- a CDS encoding DUF4111 domain-containing protein; this translates as MEALLTPVLSYLNENRPGEPVGAYLYGSAATGGLRPDSDVDLLVLTRTTLSESERASLVSVLLSASGWRGHAAQFPEVADRRPLELTSLVVADVDPLPQKPRRDFQFGEWLRAELLDGHVPPPISDPDVVVLLATAQSAHRVLRGQPLEALVAPVPPELLRHAQLALLPDLMNDPAGEERFFLLTLARILVTIETGQIVAKDVAAQRVAPRLTGQDRVLLELAGQDYLGLAQVDWRDHYDQVVALVPTLVGLIREADEAGRG
- the arr gene encoding NAD(+)--rifampin ADP-ribosyltransferase; translated protein: MDAIEEAGPFFHGTKAQLVVGDLLSAGFRSNYRPEIAMNHIYFTALVSGAGLAAELAAGDGEPRVYRVEPTGEFENDPNVTDKKFPGNPTRSYRSSAPLVVVEEILDWPRLTPEALQEWRDRLAALRADGLDEIIN
- a CDS encoding type II toxin-antitoxin system Phd/YefM family antitoxin; translation: MTTLPLAEVRANLSKLVDEAVRTHQRVEVTKNGRRAAVLISADDYDSLIETLEILGDREAMEAIREADADIAAGRVYPLNEVKAELRARGIITS
- a CDS encoding HigA family addiction module antitoxin; protein product: MSNSSTAAENDRIEPIHPGEILMEDFIEGFGITQNKLAVSIGVPPRRINEIVHGKRGITADTAIRLARYFGTSEEFWMNLQSHYELRTERRALMDQVEAITPLESA